The proteins below are encoded in one region of Oncorhynchus tshawytscha isolate Ot180627B linkage group LG04, Otsh_v2.0, whole genome shotgun sequence:
- the prdm8b gene encoding PR domain zinc finger protein 8b produces the protein MEESSSHKLVWDGDAKAVQQCLTDIFTSVYTTCDIPENAIFGPCVLSHTSLYDSIAFVALKSTDKRTAPYIFRVDTSAANSTSEGLMWLRLVQSARDRDEQNLEAYVKNGQLFYRSLRRIEKDEELLVWYGKDLIELLLLLSAGKAPVKAKGSTPYSCPDCNQRFQFEFPFLAHLRFRCTKRLQSMAAGSVDEEVPSKEPSTERPNPNPTTTAPTRASPKLGRSDGDSAKPSTDFHNLARDLENSRTSPPSDREAEIRSESSGKRKFSDVEDRVRDASRASLSLSQSHKSKEELASSAQNYRGVYGLEEKRRGPTFSPPGSGSTESGGEGKRSAFTEVKKSPQSLKTHGNSGGTKNLQSSNVENKDGGRPGPVNNPPQEKHLNIRQVLSETQPVQPQTRMEASPLGSAFTSVAQHGGGNSGERKSAFSQPSRHATSSFSQISPLVMTTPKLLDCHPAVGDTISSSRLYQADHLAAKLHGAELGANCPVPGAMSKQSPFLYTTAAATAFWPKSQGHIQLQMPSALTLLPPSFTSLCLPAQNWCAKCNASFRMTSDLVYHMRSHHKKEFAMEPMVKRRREEKLKCPICNESFRERHHLSRHMTSHN, from the exons ATGGAGGAATCCAGCTCACATAAGTTGGTTTGGGACGGCGACGCTAAAGCAGTGCAGCAGTGTCTAACGGATATATTCACCAGCGTTTATACCACATGTGACATTCCGGAAAATGCCATTTTCGGCCCTTGTGTTTTGAGCCACACGTCGTTGTATGACAGCATAGCCTTCGTAGCGCTCAAATCAACGGATAAACGAACTGCGCCTTACATATTCCGG GTGGACACGTCAGCAGCCAACAGCACGTCCGAGGGCTTGATGTGGCTGCGCCTCGTGCAGTCGGCGCGGGACCGGGACGAGCAGAACCTCGAGGCCTACGTGAAGAACGGACAGCTGTTCTACCGGTCCCTCCGGAGGATCGAGAAGGACGAGGAGCTGTTGGTCTGGTACGGGAAAGACCTGattgagctgctgctgctgctcagtgccggTAAAGCGCCGGTCAAGGCCAAGG GGTCCACTCCCTACTCCTGTCCTGACTGCAACCAGCGCTTCCAGTTTGAGTTCCCCTTCCTGGCCCATCTGAGGTTCCGCTGCACCAAGAGACTACAGAGCATGGCGGCAGGCAGTGTGGACGAGGAGGTCCCCAGTAAGGAGCCAAGCACTGAgcgccctaaccccaaccctaccaCCACCGCACCCACCAGAGCTAGCCCTAAACTGGGCCGCTCGGATGGGGACAGCGCCAAACCCTCCACAGACTTCCATAACCTAGCCAGAGACCTCGAGAACAGTCGCACCAGTCCGCCGAGCGACCGTGAGGCTGAGATCCGCAGCGAGAGCTCTGGGAAGAGGAAGTTCTCCGATGTGGAGGACAGAGTGAGGGATGCTAGCAGGgcctctctgagtctgtctcagtctcacaAGTCTAAGGAGGAGCTGGCTAGCTCAGCACAGAACTATCGGGGAGTGTACGGCCTGGAGGAGAAACGACGAGGGCCGACGTTCTCCCCTCCAGGGTCGGGGTCCACTGAGTCGGGTGGTGAGGGTAAACGCAGCGCCTTCACGGAAGTCAAGAAGTCTCCACAGAGCCTGAAGACGCACGGTAACAGCGGCGGCACCAAAAACCTCCAGAGCTCCAACGTCGAGAACAAGGACGGAGGTCGGCCCGGCCCCGTCAACAACCCTCCCCAGGAGAAGCATCTCAACATCAGGCAGGTTCTGTCGGAGACTCAGCCTGTCCAGCCACAGACCCGCATGGAGGCCTCTCCGCTAGGGAGCGCCTTCACCTCCGTAGCCCAGCATGGTGGGGGGAACAGCGGGGAGAGGAAGAGCGCATTCAGCCAACCCTCCCGCCAcgccacctcctccttctcccagaTCTCTCCTCTGGTCATGACCACGCCCAAACTCCTGGACTGCCACCCGGCGGTGGGCgacaccatctcctcctctagaCTCTACCAGGCTGACCACCTGGCCGCCAAACTCCACGGCGCCGAGTTGGGCGCCAACTGCCCCGTGCCGGGCGCCATGTCCAAGCAGAGTCCGTTCCTCTACACAACGGCTGCTGCCACAGCCTTCTGGCCTAAGAGCCAGGGCCACATCCAGCTGCAGATGCCCTCAGCATTAACCTTACTCcccccctccttcacctctctgtgTCTGCCCGCCCAGAACTGGTGCGCCAAGTGCAACGCCTCCTTCAGGATGACCTCTGACCTGGTGTACCACATGAGGTCGCACCACAAGAAGGAGTTCGCCATGGAGCCGATGGTTAAGAGGAGGCGGGAGGAGAAACTCAAGTGTCCAATCTGTAACGAGTCCTTCAGGGAGAGGCACCACCTCTCGCGTCACATGACCTCCCACAATTGA